The following coding sequences lie in one Saccopteryx bilineata isolate mSacBil1 chromosome 5, mSacBil1_pri_phased_curated, whole genome shotgun sequence genomic window:
- the BLOC1S4 gene encoding biogenesis of lysosome-related organelles complex 1 subunit 4, whose product MEGRSASRGPSREGSVEEAEPQGAAWSGDSGHVSQSHSSASGPWEDEGSELGAPGGDLPLLRRAAAGYAACLLPGAGARPEVEALDASLEELLTRVDEFVGMLDMLRGDSSHVVSEGVPRIHAKATEMRRVYGKIDRLEAFVRMIGASVARMEEQVARAEAELGSFPSAFRKLLHTIPVSSIFNRAPSGRPPQAGYEPPALFRTEDYFPSCSERPQI is encoded by the coding sequence ATGGAGGGTCGCTCCGCCAGCCGCGGGCCATCTCGCGAGGGATCGGTGGAGGAGGCCGAGCCCCAGGGCGCCGCCTGGAGCGGGGACAGCGGCCACGTGTCCCAGAGCCACAGCAGCGCTTCTGGGCCGTGGGAGGACGAGGGCTCGGAGTTGGGCGCGCCGGGCGGCGACCTGCCGCTGCTGCGCCGCGCCGCCGCGGGCTACGCCGCCTGCCTGCTGCCCGGAGCCGGGGCGCGGCCGGAGGTGGAGGCCCTGGACGCGAGCTTGGAGGAGCTGCTCACCAGGGTGGACGAGTTCGTGGGCATGCTGGACATGCTGCGCGGCGACTCCTCCCACGTGGTCAGCGAAGGGGTGCCTCGCATCCACGCCAAAGCCACCGAGATGCGGCGGGTGTACGGCAAGATCGACAGACTCGAGGCCTTCGTCCGGATGATCGGCGCCAGCGTGGCCAGAATGGAGGAGCAGGTCGCCAGGGCGGAGGCCGAGCTGGGGTCCTTCCCCAGTGCCTTCAGAAAACTCCTGCACACGATCCCCGTGTCTTCCATCTTCAACAGGGCGCCCTCCGGCAGGCCCCCGCAGGCCGGCTACGAGCCCCCGGCCCTGTTTCGGACCGAGGActacttcccctcttgcagcgaAAGACCTCAGATCTGA